One Coffea arabica cultivar ET-39 chromosome 5e, Coffea Arabica ET-39 HiFi, whole genome shotgun sequence DNA segment encodes these proteins:
- the LOC113688442 gene encoding uncharacterized protein: MPRAPSSFFINAKNIFLTYPRCVLPKQQALDAIRNIQFSISPTYIRVVQETHQDGSPHLHCLIQFTGKFRTQSARFFDIQSPSSNSMFHPNVQSARNSSIVRDYISKYGDFVEWGEFRLDGRSRFSSDKTGEVYAAALAEEDKGMTLNIIKKGDP; the protein is encoded by the coding sequence ATGCCGAGAGCACCTTCTTCCTTCTTCATCAACGCGAAGAACATCTTCCTCACCTATCCCAGGTGTGTTCTTCCCAAACAACAAGCATTAGATGCAATTAGGAACATCCAGTTCTCTATTTCTCCCACTTACATACGAGTTGTTCAAGAAACCCACCAAGATGGATCTCCTCATCTACACTGTCTGATTCAATTCACAGGTAAATTTCGCACTCAATCTGCGAGGTTTTTCGATATCCAATCACCCAGTTCAAATTCAATGTTCCATCCAAATGTTCAAAGTGCGAGGAATTCATCCATAGTTAGGGATTACATATCAAAATACGGAGATTTTGTGGAATGGGGCGAGTTCCGTCTGGATGGCCGGAGTAGATTCTCATCCGACAAAACGGGGGAGGTAtatgccgctgcgcttgccgagGAAGATAAGGGAATGACCCTCAATATCATCAAGAAGGGCGATCCTTGA